Proteins from a genomic interval of Medicago truncatula cultivar Jemalong A17 chromosome 3, MtrunA17r5.0-ANR, whole genome shotgun sequence:
- the LOC25489324 gene encoding aspartic proteinase PCS1 isoform X1 produces the protein MNTKTSPHVLVPPITIILFIFMMFLQIQTSTTSSLSSPKQKPFILPLKVQTLPHGTISLPKPSSKLSFQHNVTLTVSLTLGSPPQNVTMVLDTGSELSWLHCKKLPNLNSIFNPLLSSSYTPTPCTSPICITRTQDFPVPVQCDPKKLCHATITYADSTYIEGNLATETFFAGGSAQPGTIFGCMDSGFSSNSNEDSKTTGLMGMNRGSLSFVTQMGLPKFSYCISGKDSTGVLLFGDANIKWVGPLKYTPMVKITTPLPYFDRVAYTVRLEGIRVGKKLLQLPKTIFAPDHTGAGQTMVDSGTQFTFLLGPVYSALRQEFVEQTKGVLTLLEDTNFVFQGAMDLCYRIGSGSVLPTLPAVTLVFEGAEMSVSGERLLYKVADVALKGNNNHSNDLVYCFTFGNSDLLGIEAYIIGHYHQMNVWMEFDLVNSRVGFADTKCELASQRPAMHFTEPRHRRNIRGC, from the exons ATGAACACAAAAACCTCTCCCCATGTTCTTGTTCCTCCTATAACAAttatccttttcattttcatgatgTTCCTACAAATCCAAACAAGTACTACTTCTTCTCTCTCATCTCCCAAACAAAAACCTTTCATATTGCCTTTAAAAGTTCAAACACTACCACATGGCACAATTTCACTTCCAAAACCTTCTTCAaaactctcttttcaacacaaTGTAACCTTAACAGTTTCACTAACACTAGGCTCACCCCCACAGAATGTTACCATGGTCCTCGACACAGGGAGTGAACTCTCATGGCTTCATTGCAAAAAACTTCCAAATTTAAACTCCATTTTCAACCCtctactttcttcttcttacaCCCCCACCCCATGCACCTCACCCATTTGCATTACCCGAACCCAAGACTTCCCCGTACCTGTTCAATGCGACCCGAAGAAACTCTGCCACGCTACAATCACCTATGCTGACTCCACCTACATCGAAGGAAACCTCGCCACTGAGACTTTCTTCGCCGGTGGATCAGCACAACCCGGAACCATATTCGGGTGTATGGATTCCGGGTTCAGCTCAAATTCAAACGAGGACTCCAAAACAACCGGGTTAATGGGTATGAACCGTGGGTCTCTCTCATTTGTAACCCAAATGGGATTACCCAAATTCTCCTATTGCATCTCCGGCAAAGACTCCACCGGCGTTTTACTCTTCGGCGACGCGAATATCAAGTGGGTCGGGCCATTGAAATACACACCAATGGTAAAAATCACAACCCCATTACCCTATTTCGATCGAGTCGCATACACAGTACGACTCGAGGGAATACGGGTCGGGAAGAAGCTGCTCCAATTACCCAAAACAATTTTCGCACCGGATCATACCGGTGCGGGTCAGACAATGGTGGATTCGGGTACACAGTTCACGTTTCTTTTGGGACCGGTTTACAGTGCTTTAAGACAAGAATTTGTAGAACAAACAAAAGGAGTGTTGACCCTTTTGGAAGACACAAATTTTGTCTTCCAAGGTGCAATGGATTTGTGTTACCGTATCGGGTCGGGTTCGGTTCTTCCAACGTTACCGGCGGTGACACTTGTGTTTGAAGGGGCGGAGATGAGTGTTTCAGGTGAGAGACTATTATATAAAGTTGCTGACGTGGCATTAAAAGGGAATAATAATCATAGTAATGATTTGGTATATTGTTTCACGTTTGGAAATTCAGATTTGTTGGGAATTGAGGCATATATTATTGGACATTATCATCAAATGAATGTGTGGATGGAGTTTGATTTGGTCAACTCTAGAGTTGGATTTGCTGATACAAAATGTGAACTTGCAAGTCAACGACCAG CCATGCATTTTACCGAACCAAGACACAGACGAAATATACGTGGCTGTTGA
- the LOC25489323 gene encoding E3 ubiquitin-protein ligase SDIR1 isoform X2, with translation MSFVFRGARADIENGFPGFIPERRALRVHAARPSNSNSLTFLVTVLLLFMILNSHQMSPNFLLWLVLGVFLMATMLRMYATCQQLQAQAQAHAAAASGLLGHTELRLHMPPSIALASRGRLQGLRLQLALLDREFDDLDYETLRALDSDNVSTAPSMTEEEINALPVHKYKVSGPQKSSSSMQQATPSTSAETQDNLNAVGNSKASDDELTCSVCLEQVNVGDVLRSLPCLHQFHASCIDPWLRQQGTCPVCKFRAGSGWNDSGHNDIADMV, from the exons ATGAGTTTTGTTTTTCGAGGAGCAAGAGCTGATATAGAAAATGGATTTCCTGGATTTATACCTGAGAGGCGTGCATTG CGTGTTCATGCAGCACGTCCTAGTAATTCCAACTCACTCACTTTTCTCGTAACAG TTCTCCTGTTATTCATGATACTGAACTCTCACCAGATGTCACCAAATTTTCTG CTCTGGCTGGTGCTTGGTGTTTTCTTGATGGCTACAATGCTAAGGATGTATGCAACATGTCAACAGCTTCAAGCACAAGCCCAAGCTCATGCAGCAGCAGCCAGTGGCCTTCTCGGCCACACAGAACTACGGTTGCATATGCCTCCATCGATAGCACTTGCAAGCCGAGGGCGTCTGCAGGGTCTCAGACTTCAGCTGGCACTTCTTGATCGGGAGTTTGATGATCTAG ATTATGAAACTTTAAGAGCTCTGGATTCGGATAACGTTTCTACTGCACCTTCTATGACTGAGGAAGAGATAAATGCTCTTCCTGTCCACAAATACAAGGTTTCTGGTCCTCAAAA AAGTAGTTCCTCAATGCAACAAGCAACACCTTCCACTTCTGCTGAG ACACAGGATAATTTAAATGCGGTTGGAAACTCAAAGGCCTCTGATGATGAGCTCACTTGCAGTGTATGCTTGGAGCAAGTTAATGTTGGAGATGTACTTCGTAGCTTGCCCTGCCTGCATCAG TTTCACGCTAGTTGCATTGATCCCTGGCTGCGGCAACAGGGGACTTGCCCTGTCTGCAAATTTCGAGCAGGATCTGGGTGGAATGACAGTGGACATAATGATATTGCGGACATGGTTTGA
- the LOC25489324 gene encoding aspartic proteinase PCS1 isoform X2, protein MNTKTSPHVLVPPITIILFIFMMFLQIQTSTTSSLSSPKQKPFILPLKVQTLPHGTISLPKPSSKLSFQHNVTLTVSLTLGSPPQNVTMVLDTGSELSWLHCKKLPNLNSIFNPLLSSSYTPTPCTSPICITRTQDFPVPVQCDPKKLCHATITYADSTYIEGNLATETFFAGGSAQPGTIFGCMDSGFSSNSNEDSKTTGLMGMNRGSLSFVTQMGLPKFSYCISGKDSTGVLLFGDANIKWVGPLKYTPMVKITTPLPYFDRVAYTVRLEGIRVGKKLLQLPKTIFAPDHTGAGQTMVDSGTQFTFLLGPVYSALRQEFVEQTKGVLTLLEDTNFVFQGAMDLCYRIGSGSVLPTLPAVTLVFEGAEMSVSGERLLYKVADVALKGNNNHSNDLVYCFTFGNSDLLGIEAYIIGHYHQMNVWMEFDLVNSRVGFADTKCELASQRPGM, encoded by the coding sequence ATGAACACAAAAACCTCTCCCCATGTTCTTGTTCCTCCTATAACAAttatccttttcattttcatgatgTTCCTACAAATCCAAACAAGTACTACTTCTTCTCTCTCATCTCCCAAACAAAAACCTTTCATATTGCCTTTAAAAGTTCAAACACTACCACATGGCACAATTTCACTTCCAAAACCTTCTTCAaaactctcttttcaacacaaTGTAACCTTAACAGTTTCACTAACACTAGGCTCACCCCCACAGAATGTTACCATGGTCCTCGACACAGGGAGTGAACTCTCATGGCTTCATTGCAAAAAACTTCCAAATTTAAACTCCATTTTCAACCCtctactttcttcttcttacaCCCCCACCCCATGCACCTCACCCATTTGCATTACCCGAACCCAAGACTTCCCCGTACCTGTTCAATGCGACCCGAAGAAACTCTGCCACGCTACAATCACCTATGCTGACTCCACCTACATCGAAGGAAACCTCGCCACTGAGACTTTCTTCGCCGGTGGATCAGCACAACCCGGAACCATATTCGGGTGTATGGATTCCGGGTTCAGCTCAAATTCAAACGAGGACTCCAAAACAACCGGGTTAATGGGTATGAACCGTGGGTCTCTCTCATTTGTAACCCAAATGGGATTACCCAAATTCTCCTATTGCATCTCCGGCAAAGACTCCACCGGCGTTTTACTCTTCGGCGACGCGAATATCAAGTGGGTCGGGCCATTGAAATACACACCAATGGTAAAAATCACAACCCCATTACCCTATTTCGATCGAGTCGCATACACAGTACGACTCGAGGGAATACGGGTCGGGAAGAAGCTGCTCCAATTACCCAAAACAATTTTCGCACCGGATCATACCGGTGCGGGTCAGACAATGGTGGATTCGGGTACACAGTTCACGTTTCTTTTGGGACCGGTTTACAGTGCTTTAAGACAAGAATTTGTAGAACAAACAAAAGGAGTGTTGACCCTTTTGGAAGACACAAATTTTGTCTTCCAAGGTGCAATGGATTTGTGTTACCGTATCGGGTCGGGTTCGGTTCTTCCAACGTTACCGGCGGTGACACTTGTGTTTGAAGGGGCGGAGATGAGTGTTTCAGGTGAGAGACTATTATATAAAGTTGCTGACGTGGCATTAAAAGGGAATAATAATCATAGTAATGATTTGGTATATTGTTTCACGTTTGGAAATTCAGATTTGTTGGGAATTGAGGCATATATTATTGGACATTATCATCAAATGAATGTGTGGATGGAGTTTGATTTGGTCAACTCTAGAGTTGGATTTGCTGATACAAAATGTGAACTTGCAAGTCAACGACCAGGTATGTAG
- the LOC25489324 gene encoding aspartic proteinase PCS1 isoform X3 codes for MNTKTSPHVLVPPITIILFIFMMFLQIQTSTTSSLSSPKQKPFILPLKVQTLPHGTISLPKPSSKLSFQHNVTLTVSLTLGSPPQNVTMVLDTGSELSWLHCKKLPNLNSIFNPLLSSSYTPTPCTSPICITRTQDFPVPVQCDPKKLCHATITYADSTYIEGNLATETFFAGGSAQPGTIFGCMDSGFSSNSNEDSKTTGLMGMNRGSLSFVTQMGLPKFSYCISGKDSTGVLLFGDANIKWVGPLKYTPMVKITTPLPYFDRVAYTVRLEGIRVGKKLLQLPKTIFAPDHTGAGQTMVDSGTQFTFLLGPVYSALRQEFVEQTKGVLTLLEDTNFVFQGAMDLCYRIGSGSVLPTLPAVTLVFEGAEMSVSDLLGIEAYIIGHYHQMNVWMEFDLVNSRVGFADTKCELASQRPGM; via the exons ATGAACACAAAAACCTCTCCCCATGTTCTTGTTCCTCCTATAACAAttatccttttcattttcatgatgTTCCTACAAATCCAAACAAGTACTACTTCTTCTCTCTCATCTCCCAAACAAAAACCTTTCATATTGCCTTTAAAAGTTCAAACACTACCACATGGCACAATTTCACTTCCAAAACCTTCTTCAaaactctcttttcaacacaaTGTAACCTTAACAGTTTCACTAACACTAGGCTCACCCCCACAGAATGTTACCATGGTCCTCGACACAGGGAGTGAACTCTCATGGCTTCATTGCAAAAAACTTCCAAATTTAAACTCCATTTTCAACCCtctactttcttcttcttacaCCCCCACCCCATGCACCTCACCCATTTGCATTACCCGAACCCAAGACTTCCCCGTACCTGTTCAATGCGACCCGAAGAAACTCTGCCACGCTACAATCACCTATGCTGACTCCACCTACATCGAAGGAAACCTCGCCACTGAGACTTTCTTCGCCGGTGGATCAGCACAACCCGGAACCATATTCGGGTGTATGGATTCCGGGTTCAGCTCAAATTCAAACGAGGACTCCAAAACAACCGGGTTAATGGGTATGAACCGTGGGTCTCTCTCATTTGTAACCCAAATGGGATTACCCAAATTCTCCTATTGCATCTCCGGCAAAGACTCCACCGGCGTTTTACTCTTCGGCGACGCGAATATCAAGTGGGTCGGGCCATTGAAATACACACCAATGGTAAAAATCACAACCCCATTACCCTATTTCGATCGAGTCGCATACACAGTACGACTCGAGGGAATACGGGTCGGGAAGAAGCTGCTCCAATTACCCAAAACAATTTTCGCACCGGATCATACCGGTGCGGGTCAGACAATGGTGGATTCGGGTACACAGTTCACGTTTCTTTTGGGACCGGTTTACAGTGCTTTAAGACAAGAATTTGTAGAACAAACAAAAGGAGTGTTGACCCTTTTGGAAGACACAAATTTTGTCTTCCAAGGTGCAATGGATTTGTGTTACCGTATCGGGTCGGGTTCGGTTCTTCCAACGTTACCGGCGGTGACACTTGTGTTTGAAGGGGCGGAGATGAGTGTTTCAG ATTTGTTGGGAATTGAGGCATATATTATTGGACATTATCATCAAATGAATGTGTGGATGGAGTTTGATTTGGTCAACTCTAGAGTTGGATTTGCTGATACAAAATGTGAACTTGCAAGTCAACGACCAGGTATGTAG
- the LOC25489323 gene encoding E3 ubiquitin-protein ligase SDIR1 isoform X1, with protein MSFVFRGARADIENGFPGFIPERRALRVHAARPSNSNSLTFLVTVLLLFMILNSHQMSPNFLLWLVLGVFLMATMLRMYATCQQLQAQAQAHAAAASGLLGHTELRLHMPPSIALASRGRLQGLRLQLALLDREFDDLDYETLRALDSDNVSTAPSMTEEEINALPVHKYKVSGPQKSSSSMQQATPSTSAEKTQDNLNAVGNSKASDDELTCSVCLEQVNVGDVLRSLPCLHQFHASCIDPWLRQQGTCPVCKFRAGSGWNDSGHNDIADMV; from the exons ATGAGTTTTGTTTTTCGAGGAGCAAGAGCTGATATAGAAAATGGATTTCCTGGATTTATACCTGAGAGGCGTGCATTG CGTGTTCATGCAGCACGTCCTAGTAATTCCAACTCACTCACTTTTCTCGTAACAG TTCTCCTGTTATTCATGATACTGAACTCTCACCAGATGTCACCAAATTTTCTG CTCTGGCTGGTGCTTGGTGTTTTCTTGATGGCTACAATGCTAAGGATGTATGCAACATGTCAACAGCTTCAAGCACAAGCCCAAGCTCATGCAGCAGCAGCCAGTGGCCTTCTCGGCCACACAGAACTACGGTTGCATATGCCTCCATCGATAGCACTTGCAAGCCGAGGGCGTCTGCAGGGTCTCAGACTTCAGCTGGCACTTCTTGATCGGGAGTTTGATGATCTAG ATTATGAAACTTTAAGAGCTCTGGATTCGGATAACGTTTCTACTGCACCTTCTATGACTGAGGAAGAGATAAATGCTCTTCCTGTCCACAAATACAAGGTTTCTGGTCCTCAAAA AAGTAGTTCCTCAATGCAACAAGCAACACCTTCCACTTCTGCTGAG AAGACACAGGATAATTTAAATGCGGTTGGAAACTCAAAGGCCTCTGATGATGAGCTCACTTGCAGTGTATGCTTGGAGCAAGTTAATGTTGGAGATGTACTTCGTAGCTTGCCCTGCCTGCATCAG TTTCACGCTAGTTGCATTGATCCCTGGCTGCGGCAACAGGGGACTTGCCCTGTCTGCAAATTTCGAGCAGGATCTGGGTGGAATGACAGTGGACATAATGATATTGCGGACATGGTTTGA
- the LOC25489323 gene encoding E3 ubiquitin-protein ligase SDIR1 isoform X3 produces MSFVFRGARADIENGFPGFIPERRALRVHAARPSNSNSLTFLVTVLLLFMILNSHQMSPNFLLWLVLGVFLMATMLRMYATCQQLQAQAQAHAAAASGLLGHTELRLHMPPSIALASRGRLQGLRLQLALLDREFDDLDYETLRALDSDNVSTAPSMTEEEINALPVHKYKVSGPQNSSSMQQATPSTSAEKTQDNLNAVGNSKASDDELTCSVCLEQVNVGDVLRSLPCLHQFHASCIDPWLRQQGTCPVCKFRAGSGWNDSGHNDIADMV; encoded by the exons ATGAGTTTTGTTTTTCGAGGAGCAAGAGCTGATATAGAAAATGGATTTCCTGGATTTATACCTGAGAGGCGTGCATTG CGTGTTCATGCAGCACGTCCTAGTAATTCCAACTCACTCACTTTTCTCGTAACAG TTCTCCTGTTATTCATGATACTGAACTCTCACCAGATGTCACCAAATTTTCTG CTCTGGCTGGTGCTTGGTGTTTTCTTGATGGCTACAATGCTAAGGATGTATGCAACATGTCAACAGCTTCAAGCACAAGCCCAAGCTCATGCAGCAGCAGCCAGTGGCCTTCTCGGCCACACAGAACTACGGTTGCATATGCCTCCATCGATAGCACTTGCAAGCCGAGGGCGTCTGCAGGGTCTCAGACTTCAGCTGGCACTTCTTGATCGGGAGTTTGATGATCTAG ATTATGAAACTTTAAGAGCTCTGGATTCGGATAACGTTTCTACTGCACCTTCTATGACTGAGGAAGAGATAAATGCTCTTCCTGTCCACAAATACAAGGTTTCTGGTCCTCAAAA TAGTTCCTCAATGCAACAAGCAACACCTTCCACTTCTGCTGAG AAGACACAGGATAATTTAAATGCGGTTGGAAACTCAAAGGCCTCTGATGATGAGCTCACTTGCAGTGTATGCTTGGAGCAAGTTAATGTTGGAGATGTACTTCGTAGCTTGCCCTGCCTGCATCAG TTTCACGCTAGTTGCATTGATCCCTGGCTGCGGCAACAGGGGACTTGCCCTGTCTGCAAATTTCGAGCAGGATCTGGGTGGAATGACAGTGGACATAATGATATTGCGGACATGGTTTGA
- the LOC25489322 gene encoding putative F-box/LRR-repeat protein 23, producing the protein MSFSCPTKKPKLESTTARAKPNWLELPRDVTSNILTKARYVCPYWWNICKDPFMWRKIHMGRSHLYFQFANRGTPYLNRLVNLCQYAVDLSSGHLEKIDIYGFGTDDLLQYIADSRVSNEGWCKVAKKFPLLEEINISYGIQSGKSLEVIGQSCPLLRSLTFNGASYRGRFKCDDEAFIIAKTMPGLRHLDIHGNPLSEVGLLAILDGCPLLESLDIIGCYNLDFNGNLGERLRNQIKHFCGRHCTAWSFVSMQCNFV; encoded by the exons ATGTCTTTTTCGTGTCCGACTAAGAAACCAAAACTTGAGAGCACAACAGCAAGAGCAAAACCTAACTGGCTTGAACTTCCAAGAGATGTTACATCAAACATTCTCACAAAGGCACGCTATGTGTGTCCTTATTGGTGGAATATTTGCAAAGATCCTTTCATGTGGCGCAAGATTCACATGGGAAGATCTCATCTTTACTTCCAATTTGCAAATCGTGGGACTCCATATCTTAACCGTTTGGTCAATCTTTGTCAATATGCTGTTGACCTAAGTTCTGGTCATTTAGAAAAGATTGATATCTATGGATTTGGTACTGATGATCTTCTCCAATACATTGCTGATAG TAGAGTTTCAAATGAAGGTTGGTGCAAAGTTGCAAAGAAGTTTCCCCTGTTAGAGGAGATTAACATTTCATATGGCATCCAATCTGGGAAATCTCTTGAAGTTATTGGTCAAAGTTGTCCTCTTTTGAGATCGCTAACATTTAACGGGGCGTCGTATAGAGGCCGCTTCAAGTGTGATGATGAGGCATTTATTATTGCAAAAACAATGCCTGGGCTACGCCATCTTGATATTCATGGAAACCCTCTCAGTGAAGTTGGGTTGCTTGCTATTCTTGATGGATGCCCTCTTCTTGAATCTCTCGACATTATAGGATGTTATAATCTAGATTTCAATGGAAACTTGGGGGAAAGGTTGCGTAATCAGATCAAACATTTTTGTGGAAGACATTGTACAGCTTGGTCTTTTGTTTCTATGCaatgtaattttgtttaa
- the LOC25489325 gene encoding probable E3 ubiquitin-protein ligase RHC2A encodes MSETTSYWCYRCNRFVRLSRQETVVCPDCDGGFLEEIEQPPQVDSRRRRFPAAAMYMIGQRPNSDHNHNGSRPSFLRRTRRNGGDRSPFNPVIVLRGGGSTEAATEAGNNGGGERGESRGFELFYDDGAGSGLRPLPPSMSEFLLGSGFDRLLEQLSQIEINGIGRYEHPPASKASVDSLPTLEIDNTHLEMESHCAVCMEAFELGTVVREMPCKHIYHPDCILPWLALHNSCPVCRHELPTDSDAGNGNQLQSQSQSQSWSQVESQQSVGLNEEESNVGLTIWRLPGGGFAVGRFSGGRRGAERELPVVYTEMDGGFNNGGEPRRISWSSRGSRERQRGGGLRRFFGSFFGCFGVGGGVGNQRSVMGRELRSVRTNSSHSSNMDPSPRSRRTWSMDVNSGMRSW; translated from the coding sequence ATGTCAGAGACAACATCTTATTGGTGTTATAGATGCAATCGTTTTGTAAGATTAAGCAGACAGGAAACCGTCGTCTGCCCTGATTGCGACGGCGGTTTCCTCGAAGAAATTGAACAACCTCCACAAGTTGATTCCCGCCGCCGACGTTTCCCAGCCGCCGCCATGTACATGATCGGTCAACGTCCAAATTCAGATCATAATCATAATGGTTCTCGTCCATCTTTCCTCCGTAGAACCCGCCGCAACGGTGGTGACCGGTCACCTTTCAATCCGGTCATTGTCCTCCGTGGCGGTGGCTCAACAGAGGCAGCCACAGAAGCCGGTAACAACGGTGGAGGAGAAAGAGGAGAGAGCCGTGGGTTTGAGTTATTTTATGATGATGGTGCTGGTTCTGGTTTAAGACCATTACCACCAAGTATGTCAGAGTTTTTGCTTGGATCTGGTTTTGATAGATTATTGGAACAGCTTTCACAGATTGAGATCAATGGTATTGGAAGATATGAACATCCACCAGCATCAAAAGCTTCTGTTGATTCATTACCAACTCTTGAAATTGATAATACTCATTTGGAAATGGAATCACATTGTGCTGTTTGTATGGAAGCTTTTGAGTTAGGTACTGTTGTTAGAGAAATGCCTTGTAAGCATATTTATCATCCTGATTGTATTTTACCTTGGCTTGCACTGCATAATTCGTGTCCGGTTTGTAGACATGAGTTACCGACTGATTCTGATGCTGGAAATGGTAATCAATTGCAATCGCAATCACAATCACAATCATGGTCGCAGGTGGAGTCGCAGCAATCGGTTGGTTTGAATGAGGAAGAGAGTAATGTTGGGTTGACTATTTGGAGATTGCCTGGTGGTGGTTTTGCTGTGGGGAGATTTTCGGGTGGGAGGAGAGGTGCTGAGAGAGAGTTACCTGTTGTTTATACTGAAATGGATGGTGGGTTTAATAATGGTGGTGAACCTAGGAGGATTTCTTGGTCTTCTAGAGGGAGTAGAGAAAGACAAAGAGGTGGTGGTTTGAGAAGGTTTTTTGGGAGTTTCTTTGGTTGTTTTGGTGTTGGTGGTGGAGTTGGGAATCAACGGTCTGTTATGGGTAGAGAGTTGAGGTCTGTGAGGACCAATTCGTCGCATTCTTCAAATATGGATCCCTCTCCGCGGTCGAGAAGGACTTGGTCTATGGATGTAAACAGTGGAATGAGGTCATGGTGA
- the LOC25489321 gene encoding E3 ubiquitin-protein ligase SDIR1: MIRFWQKKQDNSNAVGNSKASGDELTCSVCLEQVNVGDVLRSLPFLHQFHASCIDPWLRQQGTCPVCKFRAGSGWNDSGHNDIADMV; this comes from the exons ATGATTCGTTTCTGGCAGAAGAAACAGGATAATTCAAATGCGGTTGGAAACTCAAAAGCCTCTGGTGATGAGCTCACTTGCAGTGTATGCTTGGAGCAAGTTAATGTTGGAGATGTACTTCGTAGCTTGCCCTTCCTGCATCAG TTTCACGCTAGCTGCATTGATCCCTGGTTGCGGCAACAAGGGACTTGCCCTGTCTGCAAATTTCGAGCAGGATCTGGGTGGAATGACAGTGGACATAATGATATTGCGGACATGGTTTGA
- the LOC25489323 gene encoding E3 ubiquitin-protein ligase SDIR1 isoform X4, with protein MSFVFRGARADIENGFPGFIPERRALRVHAARPSNSNSLTFLVTVLLLFMILNSHQMSPNFLLWLVLGVFLMATMLRMYATCQQLQAQAQAHAAAASGLLGHTELRLHMPPSIALASRGRLQGLRLQLALLDREFDDLDYETLRALDSDNVSTAPSMTEEEINALPVHKYKVSGPQNSSSMQQATPSTSAETQDNLNAVGNSKASDDELTCSVCLEQVNVGDVLRSLPCLHQFHASCIDPWLRQQGTCPVCKFRAGSGWNDSGHNDIADMV; from the exons ATGAGTTTTGTTTTTCGAGGAGCAAGAGCTGATATAGAAAATGGATTTCCTGGATTTATACCTGAGAGGCGTGCATTG CGTGTTCATGCAGCACGTCCTAGTAATTCCAACTCACTCACTTTTCTCGTAACAG TTCTCCTGTTATTCATGATACTGAACTCTCACCAGATGTCACCAAATTTTCTG CTCTGGCTGGTGCTTGGTGTTTTCTTGATGGCTACAATGCTAAGGATGTATGCAACATGTCAACAGCTTCAAGCACAAGCCCAAGCTCATGCAGCAGCAGCCAGTGGCCTTCTCGGCCACACAGAACTACGGTTGCATATGCCTCCATCGATAGCACTTGCAAGCCGAGGGCGTCTGCAGGGTCTCAGACTTCAGCTGGCACTTCTTGATCGGGAGTTTGATGATCTAG ATTATGAAACTTTAAGAGCTCTGGATTCGGATAACGTTTCTACTGCACCTTCTATGACTGAGGAAGAGATAAATGCTCTTCCTGTCCACAAATACAAGGTTTCTGGTCCTCAAAA TAGTTCCTCAATGCAACAAGCAACACCTTCCACTTCTGCTGAG ACACAGGATAATTTAAATGCGGTTGGAAACTCAAAGGCCTCTGATGATGAGCTCACTTGCAGTGTATGCTTGGAGCAAGTTAATGTTGGAGATGTACTTCGTAGCTTGCCCTGCCTGCATCAG TTTCACGCTAGTTGCATTGATCCCTGGCTGCGGCAACAGGGGACTTGCCCTGTCTGCAAATTTCGAGCAGGATCTGGGTGGAATGACAGTGGACATAATGATATTGCGGACATGGTTTGA